The following proteins are encoded in a genomic region of Chryseobacterium cucumeris:
- a CDS encoding CPBP family intramembrane glutamic endopeptidase has protein sequence MENTISKSEVRKNIATYLILTLLFCLPVYYMCIRTGKLGGGIISYATIVMWCPAIAAFLTCRIRNIPISSLGWKWEPTKYQIMAYCIPVLYSLVPYLIIWISGAGGFYNHEFVAEIGKGMGWNLSDGLTIILYIILMSSFGMVRSVGSALGEEIGWRGLLTPQLAKINSYTATSLWMGVIWSIYHYPLLLFSNYNTGGPKWLALSCFTVMIFAACFIFTWLRLKSGSLWTGVILHASHNLFIQSIFTPLTVDTGNTNYYIDEFGIALPIATAVVAYFFWRKRKELVDRPLSA, from the coding sequence ATGGAAAATACAATATCCAAATCCGAAGTCAGGAAGAATATTGCTACCTATCTCATTCTTACCCTGCTTTTCTGTCTTCCTGTCTATTATATGTGTATCCGCACCGGAAAACTTGGCGGCGGAATAATCTCTTATGCAACCATTGTCATGTGGTGCCCCGCTATTGCTGCATTTCTTACCTGCCGTATCAGAAATATTCCCATTTCTTCCCTGGGATGGAAATGGGAACCGACAAAATACCAGATTATGGCCTATTGTATTCCTGTTCTTTATAGTTTGGTACCTTACCTCATCATCTGGATCAGCGGTGCCGGCGGCTTTTATAATCATGAATTTGTAGCGGAAATTGGCAAAGGAATGGGCTGGAACCTTTCTGATGGCCTTACGATCATCCTGTATATTATTCTGATGAGTAGTTTTGGTATGGTACGTTCGGTAGGCTCTGCACTGGGAGAAGAGATAGGCTGGCGTGGTCTTCTGACGCCTCAATTGGCCAAGATCAATTCCTATACTGCTACTTCTCTCTGGATGGGTGTGATATGGTCGATCTACCATTATCCTCTTCTGCTTTTCTCCAATTATAATACAGGCGGCCCCAAATGGCTGGCTCTTTCGTGTTTTACGGTGATGATATTTGCCGCTTGTTTCATCTTTACATGGTTAAGATTAAAATCCGGAAGTTTATGGACAGGGGTTATTTTGCATGCCAGTCATAACCTTTTTATACAGTCTATTTTTACTCCTCTAACTGTAGATACGGGAAACACCAACTATTATATTGATGAGTTTGGTATTGCGCTGCCCATTGCAACAGCTGTTGTGGCTTATTTCTTCTGGAGGAAGAGAAAAGAACTGGTGGATCGTCCACTTTCAGCATAA
- a CDS encoding helix-turn-helix domain-containing protein has product MSKLKAIREQKNLTQEELSEQSKISVRTIQRIESGTEPKGHTLRALAQALGIEEIELQQDQPQIISETDKVEIEVKEEEVPINYSYIKIINLSSLIFTLLPPLNIFVPLILMYSMKQRNSLARQIISVQMIWTVMAPITFMLGIFLKFGKQFTLILMILIVLSNVFIILRNAAEIDKNKKLYFRLKFSMI; this is encoded by the coding sequence ATGTCCAAGCTAAAAGCCATAAGAGAACAAAAAAATCTGACTCAGGAAGAACTGTCAGAACAATCAAAGATTTCTGTAAGAACCATTCAACGTATAGAATCGGGAACAGAACCTAAAGGACATACCCTCAGAGCACTGGCACAGGCTTTAGGAATAGAAGAGATTGAATTGCAGCAGGATCAACCACAAATAATTTCAGAAACAGATAAGGTTGAAATTGAAGTAAAAGAAGAGGAAGTTCCAATCAATTATTCATACATTAAAATCATTAACCTTTCCTCGTTAATATTTACTCTTTTACCGCCACTCAATATTTTTGTCCCGCTTATTCTCATGTATAGTATGAAGCAGAGAAACAGTCTTGCAAGACAGATTATTTCCGTTCAGATGATCTGGACAGTGATGGCACCTATTACCTTCATGCTCGGCATCTTTTTAAAGTTCGGGAAACAGTTTACCCTGATCCTGATGATCCTCATTGTTCTCTCCAATGTATTTATTATCCTTCGGAATGCAGCCGAAATCGATAAGAATAAAAAACTCTATTTCAGACTGAAATTCAGTATGATATAA